One stretch of Ooceraea biroi isolate clonal line C1 chromosome 4, Obir_v5.4, whole genome shotgun sequence DNA includes these proteins:
- the LOC105285768 gene encoding histone-lysine N-methyltransferase ash1 — MSGDSGWSAVIHRPSDLELQNWNWEENDGEQEKELPSTVDMDAIKGGGSWDPATEPNGTDSIDSEEDSDSDDESSGGSEGSCSYSDSNSESDDESSGDEEDSGSNSDCSSEHSEQTFSIQETNFEQGALKLKITMKGPKKEDSEKVKCEKNRRNVTKKPKANLGNKSSECSSEDSDSSAGHVPSQQAQQQQSQHHHHAPLQEINQEDLTAILPAQEQEDAPFDGFEDSESGRLVSKAIERMSLSADSDLSENGDQNPVPVYSSTLLQQFVEKTAMLSEPRKRRSKCGKKSNNDSEYPCVSNVSPDSGIQSVDNSPLHLAVSPVSPPVPTQSPIQPSVVTKPAVNVDRVLYPPKRKPGRPAKAVSTQPRGPGRPRLRPEIVEKIEKIEKAEKEKNESLKSLKNPDSRLTEKKEPVKESSMKSVKEDASSLKKRNAKTVASREEKVQNAALPASKRVKGKSTAHQKKLRYDNSMKPSQKTMMKKGTMGTSSQMRVKCLSRSSASKLVPQCDGRSCRKVRQDRTYVPNKTTVPLTRQKQSSCEHQVSGDQKTSSVGKRTGSKENRSNATTTVSRKQNPTKKTAPPTTRRILKENKCNRKATAANFETNGVGVQTLISLPVGDILKAENVERASNKCDKATQPTQHNHCHKHHHHKHRRRLLAPPKDPIRANPCIVQDLESLVDQFMRLCSLGRNSTSTNHSELPQIFRVKKLTKKRKGGDVSASDDQKLKRRLKKEKGLAGADSKSSANTSTSSNPNEQRLPLKKRHYHVSSPHSSQSSNASCADANANESNCTESHIEEAIEATITRYGGGSSTSSVHDEEALPVTPKKRPRDAENAPPEKQASDEDKSAAQTEIQPRRKKKIVKDLRVTVTKLPSESHAFDKGDKSEKSADKSSKIATEKCSKMEKIVAEKSMKTDKTQSNDKADVEHVRAEKTIKTDSDMHVSETLDDDEKPVTEKKVAQIGNSSVPNLMSNSATTNTTRKKMRRRKTINRTGFPTLKKKKKKPTDSTAVTKSTVSSGANGMCKDQAAPEDVEDNKASLMENEARDALVGNNEQVRGDTKNLDNSSTVQETSSRSGSDEVIESCPGQLRVRKDLVESDSSVLSEKLYSSPVKYEKIPDCRIYDENASLEVSLERYNQSQRIAELNEENLRKLERANAQAAVNVKMELSGCFNNNHKRRRGSTSPSNLYGRGAKRLRSAGYDTESEAPPSSDVASEDQELSSRKPADPGHNRKKQSRWKKRYLQARGILFSEYKKDLESKKMVGADAKRKLIVCGNDEHYAAEQLPGIIPTGKLLRQRKTPFQLQYDLLWLHSQSRLPGRDLVPSWNYKKIRTNIYYDVKPTTVYEAQACECKQESGCGDDCINRMVFSECSPQLCPCNDKCENQKIQKHEWSPGLQRFMTEDKGWGVRTQQAIKSGDFILEYVGEVVSEREFKSRMATRYANDTHHYCLHLDGGLVIDGHRMGGDGRFVNHSCEPNCEMQKWSVLGLPRMALFASRDIKPGEELTYDYNFALFNPSEGQQCRCGSSACRGVIGGKSQRVARNLSVLPSQVEPAERRSVGRPRKNIRKSNAIQSANSKNICKSRKVGDPILTHNTPQLKPMSYQQRCFAREHHCFLLRNLEKVRRLKSASVQQIQVQNGKAKFGNVSAAKEKGSGDSKAQSDAFFSQLTALTNTNARTVRTRRLAQAQDDPEMHKTAKLAKVLKDLYTIVATANDENGQPLCTPFMTLPSKKKLPDYYEKITEPVDLSTIDQCIGTGHYKTAEHFDHDLIRLFDNNVRFFGRTSEIGIAAARLRKLYLGSKPDFVNAITEATGSPPSQGFLPPRGSTAGEEDVIRCICGLHRDEGLMIQCERCLVWQHCDCVKADTSVESYLCERCQPREVDLEIPLEGEEEEEDKKHYVTLLRGDLQLRQGDTVYVLRDTPDKHTYKTIQKPDYEQMDIFRIERLWKNPEGERFVFGHHYLRPHETYHEPTRKFYVNEVVCAPLYEAVPCDLVAERCWVLDPHTFCKGRPVGSTPEHTYVCEYRVDRAARLFTKVARARHAVCTKPYAFETFPQRIKHYRTYLPHSLDGIKMSKDKKKSSNQELDQNPKLESGDNVKAHSKEHRCGSRTRRRSGEILTIAPSASSYAQREEQRKKLNGILLNLLQKMPNKKDPLDLSFLLERNRRNRKRPGGLNP, encoded by the exons ATGTCTGGTGATTCAGGATGGAGCGCCGTTATTCATCGTCCTTCGGATTTAGAACTGCAGAATTGGAATTGGGAAGAAAACGATGGGGAGCAAGAGAAGGAACTCCCCTCGACTGTTGATATGGATGCCATAAAAGGTGGTGGTAGCTGGGATCCTGCTACTGAACCTAATG GAACAGATTCGATCGACTCCGAAGAAGATTCTGATTCCGACGACGAAAGCTCTGGTGGAAGCGAGGGTAGTTGCTCCTATTCAGATTCCAATTCAGAGTCAGACGACGAAAGCAGCGGCGACGAAGAGGATAGTGGATCTAATTCAGACTGTTCCTCTGAACACAGTGAACAAACGTTTTCCATTCAAGAAACTAACTTTGAACAA GGTGcattgaaattgaaaattaccATGAAAGGTCCAAAAAAGGAGGATTCCGAGAAGGTCAAATGTGAAAAGAACAGGAGAAATGTTACGAAGAAGCCTAAGGCCAATCTTGGGAATAAG TCCTCAGAATGTAGTAGCGAAGATTCGGATTCATCTGCGGGCCACGTGCCGTCACAGCAAGCGCAGCAGCAACAGTCGCAGCACCATCATCACGCACCGCTGCAGGAAATCAATCAGGAGGACCTGACGGCGATCTTGCCCGCGCAAGAGCAAGAAGACGCGCCCTTCGATGGATTCGAGGACTCTGAGAGCGGACGGCTAGTGTCGAAGGCGATCGAGCGCATGTCGCTCAGCGCGGACTCGGACCTGAGCGAGAACGGCGATCAGAACCCCGTACCTGTGTACAGCTCCACTTTGCTGCAGCAGTTTGTCGAGAAGACTGCCATGCTGTCGGAACCGCGGAAAAGGCGCAGTAAGTGCGGCAAGAAGTCGAACAACGACAGCGAGTATCCCTGCGTGTCGAATGTGTCGCCCGACTCCGGCATTCAATCGGTGGACAACAGTCCATTGCACCTGGCGGTGAGTCCCGTCAGTCCTCCGGTGCCGACCCAATCTCCGATTCAGCCGTCGGTCGTCACGAAACCGGCGGTGAACGTCGACCGAGTTCTCTACCCTCCCAAACGGAAACCCGGCAGACCGGCGAAGGCGGTGTCCACGCAACCGCGGGGACCCGGCAGGCCGCGTTTAAGGCCGGAAATCGTCGAAAAGATCGAGAAGATTGAAAAAgcggagaaggagaagaacgaATCTCTAAAAAGCCTGAAGAATCCTGACTCCCGATTAACGGAGAAGAAGGAACCTGTGAAGGAATCGAGCATGAAAAGCGTAAAGGAGGACGCGTCCTCGCTGAAGAAGCGCAACGCGAAAACGGTCGCATCGAGGGAGGAGAAGGTGCAGAATGCTGCGCTTCCCGCGAGTAAAAGGGTGAAAGGTAAGTCGACGGCGCACCAGAAGAAACTGCGCTACGACAACTCGATGAAACCGTCGCAGAAAACGATGATGAAGAAGGGGACGATGGGGACGAGTTCTCAGATGCGAGTCAAGTGCCTAAGTAGATCGAGCGCGAGCAAGCTCGTGCCGCAGTGCGACGGCAGGAGCTGCAGGAAAGTCAGGCAGGACAGAACGTACGTGCCTAACAAGACCACGGTCCCGTTAACGCGACAGAAACAGAGTTCCTGCGAGCATCAGGTCTCCGGCGATCAAAAGACGTCGAGCGTCGGTAAGAGAACGGGATCGAAGGAGAACAGGAGCAACGCGACTACCACCGTGTCCAGGAAACAGAATCCGACGAAGAAGACCGCGCCACCAACCACCAGGCGTATCCTGAAGGAGAACAAGTGCAACAGGAAAGCGACTGCGGCGAACTTCGAGACTAACGGTGTGGGCGTGCAGACGTTGATATCGCTGCCAGTCGGCGACATATTGAAGGCGGAGAACGTGGAACGCGCGTCTAACAAGTGCGACAAGGCGACGCAGCCGACGCAGCACAATCATTGCCACAAACATCATCACCACAAGCACCGGCGGAGACTACTCGCGCCACCGAAAGATCCTATCCGCGCTAATCCGTGCATCGTCCAGGACCTGGAGAGCCTGGTTGATCAGTTTATGAGATTGTGCAGCCTGGGGAGAAACAGCACTAGCACCAATCATTCCGAACTGCCGCAGATCTTCCGCGTGAAGAAGCTcacgaagaagagaaagggTGGCGACGTCAGCGCGAGTGACGATCAGAAGCTAAAGCGACGCTTGAAAAAGGAGAAGGGACTGGCGGGCGCGGATTCCAAGAGTAGCGCGAACACGAGCACGAGTTCCAATCCGAATGAGCAACGGCTGCCGCTGAAGAAGCGCCACTATCACGTGTCGAGTCCGCACAGCTCACAGAGCTCGAACGCGAGCTGCGCGGACGCGAACGCGAATGAATCCAACTGCACGGAAAGCCATATAGAGGAGGCGATCGAGGCTACTATCACGAGATACGGCGGCGGCAGCTCAACGTCCTCCGTTCACGATGAGGAGGCCCTGCCGGTGACGCCCAAGAAGAGGCCCAGGGACGCCGAGAACGCGCCACCTGAGAAGCAGGCCAGTGACGAAGATAAATCCGCTGCTCAGACGGAAATTCAGCCGCGCCGGAAGAAGAAGATCGTTAAAGATCTTCGCGTTACCGTGACAAAGTTACCATCCGAGAGCCACGCTTTCGACAAGGGCGACAAGTCGGAAAAGTCGGCGGACAAGAGTTCTAAAATCGCCACGGAAAAATGTAGCAAGATGGAAAAGATAGTTGCGGAAAAGTCAATGAAGACCGATAAAACGCAGTCGAACGACAAGGCAGACGTCGAACATGTTCGTGCGGAAAAGACCATAAAGACCGATTCGGACATGCACGTGTCCGAAACGTTGGATGACGATGAAAAACCCGTCACCGAGAAGAAAGTAGCTCAGATCGGTAATTCGAGCGTGCCAAATCTCATGAGTAATAGCGCGACGACTAACACCACGAGGAAGAAGATGCGAAGACGGAAAACCATCAATCGCACGGGCTTTCCCAccttgaagaaaaagaagaagaagcccACTGATTCTACCGCAGTGACGAAATCGACGGTATCGAGTGGCGCTAATGGAATGTGCAAGGATCAGGCTGCACCGGAAGACGTGGAGGATAATAAAGCGTCTCTGATGGAGAACGAAGCTCGGGATGCTCTCGTCGGAAACAACGAGCAAGTCCGAGGCGACACGAAGAACCTGGACAATTCCAGTACGGTTCAAGAGACGTCCAGTCGAAGTGGCTCGGATGAGGTAATCGAGTCTTGTCCGGGCCAGCTACGGGTTCGTAAGGATCTCGTAGAGTCCGACAGCAGCGTGTTGTCCGAGAAGCTGTACTCGAGTCCAGTTAAGTACGAGAAGATACCGGATTGTCGCATCTACGACGAGAACGCATCGCTGGAGGTGTCTCTCGAGCGTTACAATCAGAGCCAACGCATCGCGGAACTGAACGAGGAGAACCTGAGGAAGTTGGAGCGTGCGAACGCTCAGGCGGCGGTGAACGTCAAGATGGAGCTGTCTGGCTGCTTCAACAATAATCACAAGAGACGAAGAGGTTCGACCAGCCCCTCGAACTTGTACGGGAGAGGTGCGAAGAGATTGAGAAGCGCGGGTTACGACACCGAGAGTGAAGCACCGCCTAGCAGCGATGTAGCTAGCGAGGATCAAGAGCTTAGCAGCAGAAAGCCTGCAGATCCCGGACACAATCGGAAGAAGCAGTCGAGGTGGAAGAAGCGATATTTACAGGCCAGAGGCATATTGTTCTCCGAGTACAAGAAAGACCTCGAGTCTAAGAAGATGGTCGGCGCCGATGCCAAGAGGAAACTCATCGTCTGCGGCAATGATGAGCATTACGCCGCGGAACAATTGCCGGGCATCATACCGACCGGCAAACTCCTGCGGCAGAGAAAAACACCGTTTCAACTGCAGTACGATTTATTGTGGCTACACTCTCAGTCGAGGCTACCTGGTCGGGATTTGGTGCCATCGTGGAACtacaa AAAAATTCGaacgaatatttattacgacGTTAAACCGACTACCGTCTACGAGGCGCAAGCCTGTGAATGCAAACAAGAGAGCGGTTGTGGAGACGATTGTATTAATCGCATGGTGTTCAGTGAGTGCTCGCCGCAGCTGTGCCCATGCAATGATAAGTGCGAGAATCAGAAGATTCAAAAGCACGAATGGTCACCAGGATTACAAAGGTTTATGACAGAGGACAAGGGATGGGGAGTGAGGACGCAACAGGCTATTAAATCCGGAGACTTTATTCTTGAATACGTAGGTGAAGTCGTGTCGGAGAGGGAATTTAAATCGAGAATGGCAACCAG GTATGCCAATGATACTCATCACTACTGCTTACACTTGGACGGTGGATTGGTGATCGATGGTCATCGCATGGGTGGTGACGGGAGATTCGTGAATCATTCATGCGAGCCGAATTGCGAGATGCAGAAGTGGAGCGTTCTCGGGTTGCCACGCATGGCGTTGTTCGCCTCGAGGGACATCAAGCCGGGCGAGGAGCTGACGTACGATTACAATTTCGCGCTTTTCAATCCATCGGAGGGGCAACAGTGTAGATGCGGTAGCAGTGCCTGTAGAGGTGTCATAG GTGGAAAGAGTCAAAGGGTGGCCAGAAACCTATCCGTTCTACCGTCGCAAGTGGAGCCTGCCGAGAGGAGATCGGTCGGCAGGCCGCGGAAGAACATCCGCAAATCGAACGCCATACAATCGGCCAATTCCAAGAACATTTGCAAGTCGCGTAAAGTAGGAGACCCGATTCTAACGCACAACACGCCGCAACTGAAACCGATGTCTTATCAGCAACGATGTTTCGCGCGCGAACATCACTGCTTCCTGCTGAGGAATCTGGAGAAGGTGCGGCGGCTAAAGTCGGCGTCGGTCCAACAGATCCAGGTGCAGAACGGAAAGGCGAAGTTCGGTAACGTGAGCGCCGCGAAGGAAAAGGGCTCCGGAGACTCCAAGGCGCAATCCGACGCATTTTTCTCGCAATTAACCGCGCTGACAAACACGAACGCGCGAACCGTGCGAACGCGTAGGCTCGCACAGGCACAGGACGATCCAGAGATGCATAAGACTGCAAAATTAGCTAAG GTGTTAAAAGATTTGTACACAATCGTTGCGACGGCAAACGATGAAAATGGTCAGCCATTGTGCACTCCATTCATGACGTTACcctcgaaaaagaaattgccCGATTACTACGAGAAAATCACAGAACCGGTCGACCTGAGCACGATAGATCAGTGCATCGGCACCGGTCACTACAAGACTGCGGAGCACTTTGACCACGATTTGATAAGGCTGTTCGACAACAACGTGAGATTCTTCGGGAGAACGTCCGAAATTGGTATCGCGGCGGCGAGACTCCGCAAGTTGTACTTGGGAAGTAAGCCTGATTTCGTGAACGCTATTACGGAGGCGACGGGTTCTCCGCCATCTCAGGGCTTCCTGCCACCTCGCGGTTCCACGGCCGGAGAGGAGGACGTAATCCGGTGTATTTGCGGACTGCACAG GGACGAGGGCCTGATGATTCAGTGCGAGCGTTGTCTCGTTTGGCAGCACTGCGACTGCGTTAAAGCGGACACGAGTGTCGAGTCCTACCTGTGTGAGAGATGCCAGCCTCGTGAAGTCGATCTGGAGATCCCGCTGGAaggcgaggaggaagaagaggacaAGAAGCACTACGTAACCCTGTTGCGAGGCGACCTGCAGCTCCGACAAGGCGACACGGTCTACGTTTTAAGAGACACGCCCGACAAACACACGTATAAAACCATACAGAAGCCTGACTACGAGCAGATGGACATTTTCAGAATCGAACGTCTCTGGAAAAATCCCGA AGGTGAACGGTTTGTGTTCGGGCACCATTACCTGAGGCCTCACGAGACATATCACGAACCGACGCGCAAGTTCTACGTGAACGAAGTCGTGTGTGCGCCGTTGTACGAGGCCGTCCCCTGCGATCTTGTGGCCGAGCGTTGCTGGGTACTGGATCCTCATACTTTCTGCAAAG GGCGTCCTGTCGGGTCCACTCCCGAGCACACTTACGTGTGCGAGTATCGTGTCGATCGCGCGGCACGGCTATTCACGAAGGTGGCCAGAGCGAGGCATGCGGTGTGCACGAAGCCTTACGCGTTTGAAACCTTCCCGCAACGCATCAAGCATTACCGCACCTATTTG CCTCACAGCCTGGATGGCATCAAGATGTCCAAGGACAAGAAGAAGAGTAGCAATCAAGAATTAGATCAAAATCCAAAGTTGGAATCCGGTGATAACGTGAAGGCGCACAGCAAGGAGCATAGATGCGGTAGCAGAACACGGCGACGGTCGGGCGAAATTTTAACGATCGCACCGTCCGCATCGTCGTACGCTCAG AGGGAGGAACAGAGAAAGAAGCTGAACGGCATTCTGCTGAACCTGTTGCAGAAAATGCCGAACAAGAAAGATCCGTTAGATCTGTCGTTCCTTTTGGAAAGGAACAGGCGGAACCGGAAAAGACCCGGTGGACTTAATCCGTGA